In Saccharothrix syringae, the following are encoded in one genomic region:
- a CDS encoding SDR family NAD(P)-dependent oxidoreductase, with protein sequence MARMTAEAEIRAWLVRGVADLTGLPGDEVDVDQPLAELGLSSRDAVVLAGALGEEVGTPLPATALYQHPTIARLARHLAGHLAAPEVGPAGPTPADGIAVVGVGCRLPGGVDGPERMWEFLRSGGDAIAPAPPDRWPGLPEGTPRFGGFLADVKGFDAEFFGISPHEAALVDPQQRLVLEVSWEALHHAGIAPDALRGTRTGVFVGISSGEHGAAQALDLDRVEPWTATGGALSIAANRLSYLLDLRGPSLAVDTACSSSLVALHHAGRSLRAGESDTAVVAGVNLLLGPAVTVAFHRAGLLAADGRCKPFDAAADGIARAEGCAVVVLKRLADARRDGDRVLAVVRGSAVNSDGRSNGLMAPNPRAQADLLRQAYAEAGVDPALVDYVEAHGTGTLLGDPIEAHALGEVLGGPLLLGSAKANFGHTESAAGLVGLVKVVLAIQRGEIPPSPHFHAPNPHVDFTGLRVVTAPTPWPRRSGRITAGVSSFGFGGTNAHVVLEEPPPAEPVAQPAGPAVLVVAGASEERVRRHAARLADWLDASGADPREVGATLARRRGREPRAAVVTGADRDAVVAGLRALPSGVRRVRPRAGAVWVFSGYGSGWAGMGQRLLAGEPVFAAAVDEVDRLLAPRSVRRLLEHPDEGLGNGQLALFGVQVALARLWESRGVRPAAVIGQSVGEVAAAVVAGALTLADAVLVMTTRARLLDAVDGAGGMAAVELAADEVDDPELSVAVHAAPRRCTVSGPADRVAALVDRVEAGGGTARLLPLRAGGHSPAVEPVLAELAERLRDVRGRSGAVPLYGTVLADPRQAPAFTAAYWTAHLRQPVRFTQAVSAALEDGHTAFLEVSPHPVALAAIAEHAPDLLLVGTLRRDDDEAFHDNLAQLHLHGLVRARGVTDVPTAPWLHREHWAAPRPRTAGHPLLGDHVELPDGTHAWQAEVGLDALPWLGDHRVRGTAVLPGAAYVEIALAAGALVAGGPVAVRDVEFEALLPLGEPVRLSTTLRDGRVEVHARTGDGWVRHAVATVVGTTPPEGAGVVHSGLEPVALYERLTEAGMEYGPAFRGVLEARAGRGVASCLLRRPDGPDRAWRLPPTLLDPCLHALAAAALGLGVDGPCLPVGIGAVRVHGDPRRADRCSAVVAEGDGGLTGSVWLHDDAGALLAEVLDVRVRPVAAALPLLEARWERHDLPARGGGPRRWLVVGGDLGVAAALAAAGHRVTTDPDADTDGVVFVPRDGLAQDLVRLAGLAHGARRLWVVTRGAAAVLDGERGVPERAALRGAVRVLAFERPGLRASVVDVDDLAVLAGELGADPDDDEVAWRRGERYSARLRPVVPGGAGGPVVRAGAYVVTGGLGGLGRVVARWLVERGATRVVLSGRREPSAGVPAEVAAPGGGAGAEVLVVTGDVAGPGVAERLVAAATAGGVELRGVVHAAGVLADAPVDRLDPEDVRRVLRPKVDGALRLHEATAGHALDWFVLFSSAAALLGSPGQLAYAAANAWLDAFARDRQAAGLPATSIGFGAWSRVGLARDNANPLLRPISPAEGVAAVEALVRSGRAVTGVARFDPRTAVELFPRLARRPFLEGFVRAGAEEGGGDRLTAIVARVLGAAPDPDAPLTSLGLDSLMAMRLRNAVEHELGAELPVALLLRGASLADLARHLDRELEPEPSRGPDHEPAAPRVGPRDATERWLFGLCARVLGRRDFGVHDEFDGPLDRLVALVRERVPGADPAGALRGARTVEAMAEVLRGRFEGAGGPVRVLRAGGSRRPLHLFHPAGGPTSVYQPLVELLPDRPCWGYERVDGLPDVPARARRYAELVRAAQPEGPYVLGGWSFGGCLAHEVACRLLDDGHEVELVVMVDTVRPLPAPDVSPADLVRHRFERYLAHVERVYGAVVELPWGALAGLGDEAQVDAVLDALVVAGVGISPGALRHQRTSYLDARAAERYEPRHFPGRVVFYRATERETLTTVLDPRYLRRQEDDDLGWADACGSLEVVPVPGDHLSMVDPPNVAVLAGHLRCVLDRG encoded by the coding sequence ATGGCCCGCATGACCGCCGAGGCGGAAATCCGCGCGTGGTTGGTGCGCGGCGTCGCGGACCTCACCGGCCTGCCCGGCGACGAGGTCGACGTCGACCAACCCCTGGCCGAGCTGGGGCTGTCCTCCCGCGACGCCGTGGTGCTGGCGGGCGCGCTGGGCGAGGAGGTCGGCACCCCCCTGCCGGCCACCGCGCTCTACCAGCACCCGACCATCGCCCGGCTCGCCCGGCACCTGGCCGGGCACCTGGCCGCGCCGGAGGTCGGACCGGCCGGGCCGACGCCCGCGGACGGGATCGCGGTGGTCGGCGTCGGCTGCCGCCTGCCGGGCGGGGTCGACGGGCCCGAGCGGATGTGGGAGTTCCTGCGGTCGGGCGGTGACGCGATCGCGCCCGCGCCGCCGGACCGCTGGCCCGGCCTGCCCGAGGGCACGCCCCGGTTCGGCGGGTTCCTGGCCGACGTGAAGGGCTTCGACGCGGAGTTCTTCGGCATCTCGCCGCACGAGGCCGCGCTGGTGGACCCGCAGCAGCGGCTGGTGCTGGAGGTGTCGTGGGAGGCCCTGCACCACGCGGGCATCGCGCCGGACGCGCTGCGCGGCACCCGCACCGGCGTGTTCGTGGGCATCTCCAGCGGCGAGCACGGCGCGGCGCAGGCGCTGGACCTGGACCGGGTCGAGCCGTGGACGGCGACCGGCGGCGCCCTGTCGATCGCCGCGAACCGGCTGTCCTACCTGCTGGACCTGCGCGGGCCGAGCCTGGCCGTGGACACCGCGTGCTCCTCGTCGCTGGTCGCGCTGCACCACGCGGGCCGCAGCCTGCGGGCGGGCGAGAGCGACACCGCCGTGGTGGCCGGGGTGAACCTGCTGCTGGGCCCCGCGGTCACGGTCGCCTTCCACCGGGCGGGCCTGCTGGCCGCCGACGGCCGGTGCAAGCCGTTCGACGCCGCCGCCGACGGCATCGCCCGCGCCGAGGGCTGCGCGGTGGTGGTGCTCAAGCGGCTGGCCGACGCCCGCCGCGACGGCGACCGGGTGCTGGCCGTGGTCCGCGGCAGCGCGGTGAACTCCGACGGCCGCTCCAACGGGCTGATGGCGCCGAACCCGCGGGCCCAGGCCGACCTGCTGCGGCAGGCGTACGCGGAGGCGGGCGTCGACCCGGCGCTGGTGGACTACGTGGAGGCGCACGGCACCGGCACCCTGCTCGGCGACCCGATCGAGGCGCACGCGCTGGGCGAGGTCCTCGGCGGCCCGCTGCTGCTGGGCTCGGCCAAGGCCAACTTCGGCCACACCGAGTCGGCCGCCGGGCTGGTGGGGCTGGTCAAGGTGGTGCTGGCGATCCAGCGCGGCGAGATCCCGCCGAGCCCGCACTTCCACGCGCCCAACCCGCACGTCGACTTCACCGGCCTGCGCGTGGTCACCGCGCCGACGCCGTGGCCGCGCCGCTCGGGCCGCATCACCGCGGGCGTGTCCTCGTTCGGCTTCGGCGGCACCAACGCGCACGTCGTGCTGGAGGAACCGCCGCCGGCCGAGCCGGTGGCGCAGCCGGCCGGCCCGGCGGTCCTGGTCGTCGCCGGCGCGTCCGAGGAGCGGGTGCGGCGGCACGCCGCGCGGTTGGCCGACTGGCTCGACGCCTCCGGGGCCGACCCGCGCGAGGTCGGCGCCACGCTGGCCCGGCGCCGCGGGCGCGAACCGCGCGCGGCGGTGGTGACCGGGGCCGACCGGGACGCCGTGGTGGCCGGGCTGCGGGCGCTGCCCTCGGGCGTGCGGCGGGTCCGACCGCGGGCCGGCGCGGTGTGGGTGTTCTCCGGCTACGGCTCGGGGTGGGCCGGGATGGGGCAGCGGCTGCTGGCCGGCGAGCCGGTGTTCGCCGCCGCCGTGGACGAGGTGGACCGGCTGCTCGCGCCGCGCTCGGTGCGGCGGCTGCTGGAGCACCCGGACGAGGGCCTGGGCAACGGGCAGCTCGCGCTGTTCGGGGTGCAGGTGGCGCTGGCCCGGCTGTGGGAGTCGCGCGGGGTGCGGCCGGCCGCGGTGATCGGCCAGTCGGTGGGCGAGGTGGCCGCGGCGGTGGTCGCGGGCGCGCTGACCCTGGCCGACGCGGTGCTGGTGATGACCACCCGCGCCCGGCTGCTGGACGCCGTGGACGGCGCGGGCGGGATGGCCGCGGTCGAGCTGGCCGCCGACGAGGTGGACGACCCGGAGCTGTCGGTGGCCGTGCACGCCGCGCCGCGCCGCTGCACGGTGTCCGGGCCCGCCGACCGGGTCGCCGCGCTGGTCGACCGGGTCGAGGCGGGCGGCGGCACGGCCCGGCTGCTGCCGCTGCGCGCCGGCGGCCACTCCCCCGCCGTCGAACCGGTGCTGGCGGAGCTGGCCGAGCGGCTGCGGGACGTGCGGGGGCGGTCCGGCGCGGTGCCGCTGTACGGGACGGTGCTGGCCGACCCCCGGCAGGCGCCCGCGTTCACCGCCGCCTACTGGACCGCGCACCTGCGGCAGCCGGTGCGGTTCACCCAGGCGGTGAGCGCGGCGCTGGAGGACGGGCACACCGCGTTCCTGGAGGTCTCGCCGCACCCGGTGGCGCTGGCCGCGATCGCCGAGCACGCGCCGGACCTGCTGCTGGTCGGGACGCTGCGCCGGGACGACGACGAGGCGTTCCACGACAACCTCGCGCAGCTGCACCTGCACGGGCTGGTGCGCGCCCGGGGCGTCACGGACGTGCCCACCGCGCCCTGGCTGCACCGCGAGCACTGGGCCGCGCCCCGGCCCCGGACCGCGGGGCACCCGCTGCTGGGCGACCACGTGGAGCTGCCCGACGGCACCCACGCCTGGCAGGCCGAGGTGGGCCTGGACGCGCTGCCCTGGCTGGGCGACCACCGCGTGCGGGGCACGGCGGTGCTGCCCGGCGCGGCGTACGTGGAGATCGCGCTGGCGGCCGGTGCGCTGGTCGCCGGCGGGCCGGTGGCGGTGCGGGACGTGGAGTTCGAGGCGCTGCTGCCGCTGGGCGAGCCGGTCCGGTTGAGCACCACGCTGCGGGACGGGCGGGTGGAGGTGCACGCCAGGACCGGGGACGGCTGGGTGCGGCACGCCGTGGCGACCGTCGTGGGCACCACGCCGCCGGAGGGCGCCGGTGTCGTCCACAGCGGACTGGAACCGGTGGCGCTGTACGAGCGGCTGACCGAGGCGGGCATGGAGTACGGGCCGGCGTTCCGCGGTGTGCTGGAGGCGCGGGCGGGCCGCGGGGTGGCGAGCTGCCTGCTGCGCCGGCCGGACGGGCCGGACCGGGCGTGGCGGCTGCCGCCGACGCTGCTGGACCCGTGCCTGCACGCCCTGGCCGCCGCCGCGCTGGGGCTCGGGGTCGACGGGCCGTGCCTGCCGGTGGGGATCGGCGCGGTGCGGGTGCACGGCGACCCGCGCCGGGCCGACCGGTGCTCGGCGGTGGTGGCCGAGGGCGACGGCGGGCTGACCGGGTCGGTGTGGCTGCACGACGACGCGGGCGCGTTGCTGGCGGAGGTGCTGGACGTCCGGGTGCGGCCGGTGGCGGCGGCGTTGCCGTTGCTGGAGGCCCGTTGGGAGCGGCACGACCTGCCCGCCCGCGGCGGTGGTCCGCGGAGGTGGTTGGTGGTCGGCGGGGACCTGGGGGTCGCGGCGGCGCTGGCGGCGGCGGGGCACCGGGTGACCACCGACCCGGACGCGGACACCGACGGGGTCGTGTTCGTGCCCCGGGACGGGTTGGCGCAGGACCTGGTGCGGCTGGCCGGCCTGGCGCACGGGGCGCGTCGGCTGTGGGTCGTCACGCGCGGGGCGGCGGCGGTGCTCGACGGGGAGCGCGGGGTGCCGGAGCGGGCGGCGTTGCGCGGGGCGGTGCGGGTGCTGGCGTTCGAGCGGCCGGGGTTGCGGGCGTCGGTGGTGGACGTGGACGACCTCGCGGTACTGGCCGGGGAGCTGGGTGCCGATCCGGACGACGACGAGGTGGCCTGGCGGCGGGGCGAGCGGTACTCGGCGCGGTTGCGGCCGGTGGTGCCCGGGGGCGCCGGCGGCCCGGTGGTCCGGGCGGGCGCGTACGTGGTGACCGGCGGCCTGGGCGGGCTGGGGCGCGTGGTGGCGCGGTGGCTGGTCGAGCGCGGGGCGACGCGGGTGGTGCTGTCCGGGCGTCGGGAGCCGTCGGCGGGGGTGCCGGCCGAGGTGGCGGCGCCGGGCGGCGGAGCGGGCGCGGAAGTGCTCGTGGTGACCGGCGACGTCGCCGGGCCCGGGGTGGCCGAGCGGCTGGTGGCGGCCGCCACGGCGGGCGGGGTGGAGCTGCGCGGCGTGGTGCACGCGGCCGGGGTGCTGGCCGACGCGCCGGTCGACCGGCTCGACCCGGAGGACGTGCGGCGCGTGCTGCGCCCCAAGGTCGACGGCGCGCTGCGCCTGCACGAGGCCACCGCCGGCCACGCGCTGGACTGGTTCGTGCTGTTCTCCTCCGCCGCCGCCCTGCTGGGGTCCCCCGGGCAGCTCGCCTACGCCGCCGCCAACGCGTGGCTGGACGCCTTCGCCCGCGACCGGCAGGCCGCCGGGCTGCCCGCGACGAGCATCGGCTTCGGCGCGTGGAGCCGGGTCGGGCTCGCCCGGGACAACGCCAACCCGCTGCTGCGGCCGATCTCGCCCGCCGAGGGCGTGGCGGCGGTGGAGGCGCTGGTGCGGTCGGGGCGGGCGGTGACCGGGGTGGCGCGGTTCGACCCCCGGACCGCGGTGGAGCTGTTCCCGCGGCTGGCGCGGCGGCCGTTCCTGGAGGGGTTCGTCCGGGCCGGCGCCGAGGAGGGCGGTGGGGACCGGTTGACCGCGATCGTGGCGCGGGTGCTGGGCGCGGCGCCCGACCCCGACGCGCCGCTGACCTCGCTCGGCCTGGACTCGCTGATGGCGATGCGGCTGCGCAACGCCGTGGAGCACGAGCTGGGGGCGGAGCTGCCGGTGGCGCTGCTGCTGCGCGGGGCGAGCCTGGCCGACCTGGCGCGACACCTGGACCGGGAGCTGGAGCCGGAGCCGAGTCGGGGGCCGGACCACGAGCCGGCCGCACCGCGGGTCGGGCCGCGGGACGCGACCGAGCGCTGGCTGTTCGGCCTGTGCGCGCGGGTGCTGGGGCGGCGGGACTTCGGCGTGCACGACGAGTTCGACGGGCCGCTGGACCGGTTGGTCGCCCTGGTCCGGGAACGCGTGCCGGGCGCGGACCCGGCAGGGGCGCTGCGCGGGGCGCGCACCGTGGAGGCGATGGCCGAGGTGCTGCGCGGGCGGTTCGAGGGCGCGGGCGGGCCGGTGCGGGTGCTGCGCGCGGGCGGGTCGCGGCGGCCGCTGCACCTGTTCCACCCCGCGGGCGGGCCGACGAGCGTCTACCAGCCGCTGGTGGAGCTGCTGCCCGACCGGCCGTGCTGGGGGTACGAGCGGGTCGACGGGCTGCCCGACGTCCCGGCCAGGGCGCGGCGGTACGCGGAGCTGGTGCGGGCCGCCCAGCCGGAGGGGCCGTACGTGCTGGGCGGCTGGTCGTTCGGCGGGTGCCTGGCGCACGAGGTGGCGTGCCGGCTGCTCGACGACGGGCACGAGGTGGAGCTGGTGGTCATGGTGGACACGGTGCGGCCGCTGCCCGCGCCGGACGTGTCGCCCGCCGACCTGGTGCGGCACCGGTTCGAGCGGTACCTGGCGCACGTCGAGCGCGTGTACGGCGCGGTGGTGGAGCTGCCGTGGGGCGCGCTGGCCGGGCTCGGCGACGAGGCGCAGGTGGACGCCGTGCTGGACGCGCTGGTGGTGGCGGGCGTCGGCATCAGCCCCGGCGCGTTGCGGCACCAGCGGACCTCGTACCTGGACGCGCGGGCGGCCGAGCGGTACGAGCCCCGGCACTTCCCGGGCCGGGTGGTGTTCTACCGGGCCACCGAGCGCGAGACCCTGACCACCGTGCTGGACCCCCGGTACCTGCGGCGGCAGGAGGACGACGACCTGGGGTGGGCGGACGCGTGCGGTTCGCTGGAGGTGGTGCCGGTGCCGGGCGACCACCTGTCCATGGTGGACCCGCCGAACGTGGCCGTGCTGGCCGGGCACCTGCGGTGCGTGCTCGACCGGGGGTGA
- a CDS encoding fatty acyl-AMP ligase, whose translation MTVALTRTGTVVDAVRRWAVERGNSTAFTFVDHDLDPLGVSVSITWAELDARARGVAFELRKRCSAGDRAVLLLPQGIDYVVAFVGCLYADVLAVPLFPPTGDGHRDRLDGVLRDCAPRVALTAAPVPLDLDVVVVGRVPPGTAPLPPWPSGGPAYLQYTSGSTRTPAGVVVTDRNFRVNVGQALTAYDLADATATPVSWLPLFHDMGLVLGVGVALTTGAEAVLMDPLAFLYRPSRWLRAMHGRRGVITAAPNFAYDLCAHRVPEADRADLDLSGVVAMVNGSEPVRAGTLARFQAAFAPCGLRPDAQRPSYGLAEATVFVTAADGPATASFDREALSHGRAEPQDDPARATVLVDCGAPVDQHVAVVDPVTGEPVADDRVGEIWVCGDNVSPGYWSGRTGFGAELEAPGLPRGPWLRTGDLGVLHGGGLYVAGRIKDLIVIDGRNHYPQDVEAVAERADEVIRRGHVAAFAVPSDDGEALVVVAERSARSPRDAVDQARVRNRVRAAVARHHDVRVRDVLVVEPGSVPRTSSGKLSRAACRDRYLAGLLPAS comes from the coding sequence ATGACGGTCGCATTGACCAGGACGGGCACGGTCGTCGACGCCGTCCGGCGTTGGGCGGTGGAACGCGGGAACAGCACCGCGTTCACGTTTGTCGACCATGACCTGGACCCGCTCGGGGTGTCGGTGTCGATCACCTGGGCGGAACTCGACGCGCGCGCCCGGGGCGTGGCATTCGAGCTGCGGAAAAGGTGTTCCGCCGGTGATCGCGCGGTGCTCCTGCTGCCGCAGGGGATCGACTACGTGGTGGCGTTCGTCGGCTGCCTGTACGCCGACGTGCTCGCCGTGCCGCTGTTCCCGCCCACCGGCGACGGCCACCGCGACCGCCTCGACGGCGTGCTGCGGGACTGCGCCCCCCGCGTCGCCCTCACCGCCGCCCCGGTGCCGCTCGACCTGGACGTGGTGGTGGTCGGCCGCGTGCCGCCGGGCACCGCGCCCCTGCCCCCGTGGCCCTCCGGCGGCCCCGCCTACCTCCAGTACACCTCCGGCTCCACCCGCACCCCGGCCGGCGTCGTGGTGACCGACCGGAACTTCCGGGTCAACGTGGGCCAGGCGCTCACCGCCTACGACCTCGCCGACGCGACCGCGACCCCGGTCAGCTGGCTGCCCCTGTTCCACGACATGGGGCTGGTGCTGGGCGTCGGCGTGGCCCTGACCACCGGCGCCGAGGCGGTGCTGATGGACCCGCTGGCGTTCCTCTACCGGCCGTCCCGGTGGCTGCGCGCCATGCACGGCAGGCGGGGCGTCATCACCGCCGCGCCCAACTTCGCCTACGACCTGTGCGCGCACCGGGTCCCCGAGGCGGACCGGGCGGACCTGGACCTGTCCGGCGTGGTCGCGATGGTCAACGGCAGCGAACCGGTGCGGGCGGGCACCCTGGCGCGGTTCCAGGCCGCCTTCGCACCGTGCGGCCTGCGCCCCGACGCCCAGCGCCCCTCCTACGGCCTGGCCGAGGCCACCGTGTTCGTCACCGCCGCCGACGGCCCGGCCACCGCGTCGTTCGACCGGGAGGCGCTGTCGCACGGGCGCGCCGAACCCCAGGACGACCCCGCGCGGGCCACCGTGCTGGTCGACTGCGGCGCGCCGGTGGACCAGCACGTGGCCGTCGTCGACCCCGTCACCGGCGAACCCGTCGCCGACGACCGCGTCGGCGAGATCTGGGTCTGCGGCGACAACGTCTCACCGGGCTACTGGTCCGGCCGCACCGGCTTCGGCGCGGAGCTGGAGGCCCCCGGACTGCCGCGCGGCCCGTGGCTGCGCACCGGCGACCTGGGCGTCCTGCACGGCGGCGGGCTGTACGTGGCGGGCCGGATCAAGGACCTGATCGTCATCGACGGGCGCAACCACTACCCGCAGGACGTCGAGGCGGTGGCGGAGCGGGCGGACGAGGTCATCCGGCGCGGGCACGTGGCCGCCTTCGCGGTGCCCTCGGACGACGGTGAGGCGCTCGTGGTGGTCGCCGAGCGGAGCGCCAGGTCGCCGCGCGACGCCGTCGACCAGGCGCGGGTGCGCAACCGGGTCCGGGCGGCCGTGGCCCGCCACCACGACGTGCGGGTGCGCGACGTGCTGGTCGTCGAACCCGGCTCGGTGCCCCGCACGTCCAGCGGCAAGCTGTCCCGAGCCGCCTGCCGCGACCGCTACCTGGCCGGCCTGCTGCCCGCGTCGTGA
- a CDS encoding alpha/beta hydrolase has protein sequence MFRTLLLAVTTTLTTTALLTAPVAHATPDIPADDGARITDERRPAPRTVDLTISSPAVGGAVPVRVLTPPNWSPTANRTWPVLYLLQGVGDDYTSWTRETDVEELSADTDVLVVMPDAGRAGWYTDWYNDGRGGTPKWETFHTTELLQLIERNYRGSTTRSVAGLSAGGTGALNYAAKHPGLFRAAASYSGLLSTQFIGVPQFIYTTVLREGLDPFGPWGREALVPQVWSANNPKSLAEALRGTQLYVSFGNGFKGPLDTSWLTLDPFETIVGTTAPDFVARVRQLGIPITVNAYGGGTHTWKYWQRELHASWPMLVSALR, from the coding sequence GTGTTCCGCACCCTGCTCCTGGCCGTCACCACCACCCTCACCACCACCGCCCTGCTCACCGCCCCCGTCGCCCACGCCACCCCCGACATCCCGGCCGACGACGGCGCCCGCATCACCGACGAGCGCCGACCGGCCCCCCGCACCGTCGACCTCACCATCTCCTCACCCGCCGTCGGCGGCGCCGTGCCGGTCCGCGTCCTCACCCCGCCGAACTGGTCCCCGACCGCCAACCGCACCTGGCCGGTCCTCTACCTCCTCCAGGGCGTCGGCGACGACTACACCTCCTGGACCCGCGAAACCGACGTCGAAGAGCTGAGCGCCGACACCGACGTGCTGGTCGTGATGCCCGACGCGGGTCGCGCGGGCTGGTACACCGACTGGTACAACGACGGCCGGGGCGGCACGCCGAAGTGGGAGACCTTCCACACCACCGAGCTGCTCCAGCTCATCGAGCGCAACTACCGCGGCAGCACCACCAGGTCGGTCGCCGGGCTGTCCGCGGGCGGCACGGGCGCGCTCAACTACGCGGCCAAGCACCCCGGCCTGTTCCGCGCCGCCGCCTCCTACAGCGGCCTGCTGTCCACGCAGTTCATCGGCGTCCCCCAGTTCATCTACACCACCGTGCTGCGCGAGGGTCTCGACCCGTTCGGCCCGTGGGGCCGCGAGGCGCTGGTGCCGCAGGTCTGGTCCGCCAACAACCCGAAGTCCCTGGCCGAGGCCCTGCGCGGCACCCAGCTCTACGTCTCCTTCGGCAACGGCTTCAAGGGCCCGCTGGACACGAGCTGGCTCACCCTGGACCCGTTCGAGACGATCGTCGGCACGACCGCGCCGGACTTCGTCGCCCGCGTCCGCCAGCTCGGCATCCCGATCACCGTCAACGCCTACGGCGGCGGCACGCACACCTGGAAGTACTGGCAGCGCGAGCTGCACGCGTCCTGGCCGATGCTGGTCTCCGCGCTCCGGTGA
- a CDS encoding MFS transporter — MNPVVLLACVAGFLTALDNNVLMVALPTIGDDLGLTTHDLQWAVVGYMLVFASLMVAAGAAGDRFGPRRVLLAGLLGFAVASLGCGTAGSGWELSLWRAVQGAGAAAIVPTGLAVLRTGLDERGRRAGIAAWTAALAVALAVGPALGGLLAEAAHWRWIFLGNVPVCAAAALLAHRVLPDRRGAAPLPVRSTLALTAAVFAVTAAVLGVGLALVPAVVACLVFRRVERSAAHPLFPPGVVRGPFAAGVAAQALWGLAVSGALFVLPLHLHRAEGFTPLGTGLFFVPAALAVVAGAPAVPLLVARFGAARTAGAGLVAVTAGLAVLPVVPVPGVLACLVLVGLGSALTTPLTTTALDAADERLAGVASAAVTASRELAGALGVALVGLAFTAAGLAAAVWVAAAATALALPLSRSGRCRGTRRSPGPAPVPGTGTARSGRRRRRTA, encoded by the coding sequence GTGAACCCGGTCGTCCTGCTCGCCTGCGTCGCGGGGTTCCTCACCGCGCTGGACAACAACGTCCTCATGGTCGCCCTGCCCACCATCGGTGACGACCTCGGCCTGACCACCCACGACCTCCAGTGGGCCGTGGTCGGCTACATGCTGGTGTTCGCGAGCCTGATGGTGGCCGCGGGCGCGGCGGGGGACCGGTTCGGGCCGCGGCGGGTGCTCCTGGCGGGCCTGCTCGGGTTCGCGGTGGCCTCGCTGGGCTGCGGCACCGCGGGCAGCGGGTGGGAGCTGTCGCTGTGGCGGGCGGTCCAGGGCGCGGGCGCGGCGGCGATCGTGCCCACCGGGCTGGCCGTGCTGCGCACCGGGCTCGACGAGCGCGGCAGGCGGGCGGGCATCGCGGCGTGGACGGCGGCCCTGGCGGTGGCGCTCGCGGTCGGGCCCGCGCTGGGCGGGCTGCTCGCCGAGGCCGCGCACTGGCGGTGGATCTTCCTGGGCAACGTCCCGGTGTGCGCGGCGGCGGCGCTGCTGGCGCACCGGGTGCTGCCCGACCGCCGGGGCGCGGCACCGCTGCCGGTCCGCTCCACGCTGGCGTTGACGGCCGCGGTGTTCGCGGTGACGGCCGCCGTGCTCGGCGTGGGGCTCGCGCTCGTGCCGGCCGTGGTCGCCTGCCTGGTGTTCCGGCGGGTCGAGCGGTCGGCGGCGCACCCGCTGTTCCCGCCCGGGGTGGTGCGCGGGCCGTTCGCCGCGGGCGTGGCCGCGCAGGCGCTGTGGGGCCTGGCGGTCAGCGGCGCGCTGTTCGTGCTGCCGCTGCACCTGCACCGCGCCGAGGGCTTCACGCCGCTGGGCACCGGCCTGTTCTTCGTGCCCGCCGCGCTGGCCGTGGTCGCCGGGGCGCCGGCGGTGCCGTTGCTGGTCGCCCGGTTCGGCGCGGCCCGCACGGCGGGCGCCGGCCTGGTCGCGGTGACCGCCGGGCTGGCGGTCCTGCCGGTCGTGCCGGTGCCCGGGGTGCTCGCCTGCCTGGTGCTCGTCGGTCTCGGCTCGGCCCTGACCACCCCGCTGACCACGACCGCGCTGGACGCCGCCGACGAGCGGCTGGCCGGGGTGGCCTCGGCGGCGGTCACCGCGAGCCGCGAGCTGGCCGGCGCCCTCGGCGTCGCGCTGGTCGGCCTGGCGTTCACCGCCGCCGGGCTCGCCGCGGCGGTGTGGGTGGCCGCCGCGGCGACGGCCCTGGCGCTGCCGCTCAGCCGTTCGGGCAGGTGTCGCGGTACTCGGAGATCGCCGGGTCCGGCACCGGTGCCGGGCACAGGAACTGCTCGTAGCGGACGTCGTCGTCGACGAACCGCTTGA